A single window of Nitrospirota bacterium DNA harbors:
- a CDS encoding DUF2283 domain-containing protein, which produces MAEEIKVWYDKEGDYLEVVFKQEVGYFRETDNDAVMEKVDSAGNIIGFSIMNVSTLNEEKPLSFGLKTHIA; this is translated from the coding sequence ATGGCAGAAGAGATAAAAGTATGGTACGATAAAGAGGGGGATTATCTTGAGGTTGTCTTTAAGCAGGAGGTTGGTTACTTCAGAGAGACTGACAATGACGCCGTAATGGAAAAGGTTGACAGCGCAGGAAATATTATTGGGTTTTCCATCATGAATGTTAGTACGCTAAATGAGGAAAAGCCGCTGTCATTTGGATTGAAGACGCATATTGCATAG
- the ispG gene encoding flavodoxin-dependent (E)-4-hydroxy-3-methylbut-2-enyl-diphosphate synthase, translated as MLKRAKTRQIHLSNVTIGGDAPVSVQSMTKTRTTDIEGTAYQINSLEIAGCELIRLAVPNMDAALCLGKIKAQIHIPMIADIHFDWKLALEAVAQGMDGLRINPGNIGPLWKVKEVVTACKDNGIPIRIGVNGGSLQKDILAKYGHPTPEAIVESAERHIEILYDMDFKEIKVSLKASNVPITIEAYRLFSSRHDIPLHIGISEAGIPETGIIKSAVGLGALLYEGIGDTMRVSLTSEPEEEVRVAYEILKSLGIRQRGINFISCPTCGRTRVNLVKLAHEASERLKAVQSTVTVAIMGCEVNGPGEAKEADYGIASGSGEGLLFKKGTVVRKVKESDLITALIDLINEEIN; from the coding sequence ATGTTAAAAAGGGCAAAAACCAGACAGATCCACCTCTCTAATGTGACAATAGGCGGGGACGCTCCCGTATCAGTGCAATCAATGACAAAGACCAGAACCACCGATATTGAGGGCACGGCATATCAGATTAATTCCCTTGAAATAGCAGGCTGTGAGCTGATCCGTCTTGCCGTTCCTAACATGGATGCGGCACTTTGCTTAGGGAAAATAAAGGCGCAAATCCACATTCCTATGATTGCCGATATACATTTTGACTGGAAACTGGCACTTGAGGCTGTGGCACAGGGGATGGACGGGTTGCGGATAAACCCGGGAAATATAGGGCCATTGTGGAAAGTAAAAGAGGTAGTCACAGCGTGTAAAGACAACGGCATTCCTATTCGTATAGGTGTAAACGGAGGATCGCTTCAAAAAGATATACTGGCTAAGTATGGGCATCCCACACCGGAGGCAATAGTGGAAAGCGCCGAGCGCCACATTGAAATACTTTACGACATGGATTTTAAGGAAATAAAAGTATCCCTTAAGGCATCAAACGTGCCAATTACAATAGAAGCCTACAGATTGTTCAGCAGCCGGCACGACATTCCGCTTCACATAGGAATTTCAGAGGCCGGAATACCGGAAACCGGAATAATAAAAAGCGCCGTCGGTCTTGGCGCACTCCTGTATGAAGGAATTGGGGATACGATGAGGGTGTCTCTGACAAGTGAGCCTGAGGAGGAGGTACGTGTGGCGTATGAGATATTAAAATCTCTGGGGATACGGCAACGGGGTATAAATTTCATATCGTGCCCGACCTGTGGCCGCACGCGCGTTAATCTGGTAAAACTCGCACATGAGGCGTCAGAGCGTCTAAAGGCAGTGCAAAGCACCGTAACAGTGGCAATAATGGGCTGTGAGGTAAATGGCCCTGGTGAGGCCAAAGAGGCCGACTACGGGATAGCTAGCGGCAGCGGCGAGGGACTGCTGTTTAAAAAAGGTACTGTTGTCAGAAAGGTAAAAGAGTCCGATTTGATTACCGCTCTCATTGATTTGATTAATGAAGAGATAAATTGA
- a CDS encoding pilus assembly protein HicB, whose product MKKATDMYHKWVEWSDEDQTYIGRCPDLITCIHGDNPVKLYSELCEVVDDVISHFEAEKRKLPTLMIKSMQDVV is encoded by the coding sequence ATGAAAAAGGCAACTGATATGTACCATAAGTGGGTTGAATGGAGTGATGAGGATCAAACATATATTGGAAGGTGTCCTGATTTGATTACCTGTATCCATGGGGATAATCCTGTAAAATTGTACTCTGAACTATGTGAGGTTGTTGATGATGTAATTAGTCATTTTGAGGCCGAAAAGCGTAAACTTCCCACTCTCATGATAAAATCCATGCAAGACGTTGTATAG